A portion of the Edaphobacter lichenicola genome contains these proteins:
- the kdpC gene encoding potassium-transporting ATPase subunit KdpC, which translates to MRRNLITAVLYTVVTTIIFGLVYPFVVTGLAQLMFHDKANGQLLRRDGQLVGSRLIGQPFTAPRYFHSRPSSAGNGYDAANSGGSNYAPTNKKLIDRVAGDVALLQPEHPGSGVPVDLVTASGSGLDPDISLAAAEFQVGRVAAQRRLSEDAVRKLISQHTEGRQLGFLGEPRINVLMLNLDLDRQTELP; encoded by the coding sequence ATGCGCCGCAATCTAATCACCGCTGTACTCTATACAGTCGTCACTACTATTATCTTTGGCTTAGTCTATCCGTTTGTCGTCACTGGTTTGGCACAGTTGATGTTTCACGATAAGGCAAACGGGCAGTTGCTTCGGAGAGACGGCCAGCTGGTGGGGTCACGCCTCATTGGACAGCCTTTTACGGCTCCTCGATATTTCCATTCGCGTCCGTCGTCGGCGGGCAACGGATACGATGCTGCCAACTCGGGTGGGTCGAACTACGCTCCGACGAACAAAAAGCTGATTGACCGCGTAGCAGGGGACGTTGCTTTGCTTCAGCCCGAGCATCCCGGAAGCGGCGTTCCTGTTGATTTGGTTACTGCTTCTGGCTCCGGTCTTGACCCCGACATCTCGCTTGCGGCGGCAGAGTTTCAAGTAGGTCGTGTAGCCGCGCAACGCCGGCTATCGGAGGACGCTGTTCGAAAGCTGATATCACAACACACCGAAGGACGGCAGCTTGGCTTCCTAGGGGAGCCTCGCATCAACGTTCTAATGCTGAATCTTGACTTGGATCGACAGACGGAGCTACCGTGA
- the kdpB gene encoding potassium-transporting ATPase subunit KdpB, whose amino-acid sequence MANTRKRSLWDTRIVRRALIDALVKLDPRTMMKNPVMFVVEIGSVITTIYLLRDALLHHGSFRFDLQITLWLWFTVLFANFAEAMAEGRGKAQADALRRAKSETTAVRLRMDGSTEEVPSSDLRAGDVVFVIAGSMIPGDGEVIEGVASVDESAITGESAPVIREAGGDRSAVTGGTRVLSDQIKVRITSNPGETFLDRMIALVEGAERQKTPNEIALNILLAGLTIIFLLAVVTLQPIAIYSTAPQSVFVLISLLVCLIPTTIGGLLSAIGIAGMDRLVQHNVLAMSGRAVEAAGDVNTLLLDKTGTITLGNRQAAEFIPAPGVSKDQLADAAQLSSLPDETPEGRSIVVLAKEMYGLRGRELSELQAEFVPFSAVTRMSGVNLDGRVIRKGSTDAIAAFLKENGGSLPDEVRAAVETVARSGGTPLVVAENRQALGVIHLKDIVKGGMKERFAQLRSMGIRTIMITGDNPLTAAAIAREAGVDDFLAEAKPKDKMDLIRREQAEGKLVAMTGDGTNDAPALAQADVGVAMNTGTQAAKEAGNMVDLDSNPTKLIEIVEIGKQLLMTRGALTTFSIANDVAKYFAIIPAMFAATFPVLNSLNIMHLRTPQSAILSAVIFNALIIVGLIPLALRGVGYKAMSAAALLRRNLILYGFGGIVAPFLGIKLIDILITAIHLA is encoded by the coding sequence ATGGCAAACACTCGCAAACGCTCCCTCTGGGATACAAGGATCGTACGTCGCGCGCTGATTGATGCGCTGGTCAAACTGGATCCTCGTACGATGATGAAGAACCCGGTCATGTTCGTAGTTGAAATTGGTAGTGTCATCACTACCATCTATTTGCTTCGCGACGCCTTGTTACATCATGGCTCTTTCCGATTCGACTTGCAGATCACATTATGGTTGTGGTTCACGGTGCTCTTTGCGAACTTTGCCGAAGCAATGGCAGAGGGTCGCGGCAAGGCCCAGGCGGATGCTCTGCGCCGCGCAAAGTCCGAGACAACAGCGGTACGGCTTCGTATGGATGGAAGTACCGAGGAAGTTCCGAGCTCTGACTTAAGGGCTGGCGATGTTGTTTTCGTAATCGCAGGCAGTATGATCCCTGGCGATGGCGAGGTGATTGAGGGCGTTGCGTCTGTAGATGAATCGGCGATTACTGGAGAGTCGGCACCGGTGATTCGTGAAGCTGGTGGTGACCGATCAGCGGTGACTGGTGGAACTCGGGTCTTGTCGGATCAGATCAAGGTTCGCATTACATCGAATCCTGGTGAGACTTTTCTGGACCGCATGATTGCTTTGGTTGAAGGCGCAGAGAGGCAGAAGACGCCGAACGAGATTGCTCTGAATATTCTGCTCGCTGGCTTGACCATCATCTTTTTGCTGGCCGTGGTCACACTGCAGCCGATTGCGATCTATTCAACTGCGCCCCAATCGGTGTTTGTGTTGATTTCACTGCTTGTATGTTTGATTCCCACGACTATTGGTGGATTGTTGTCGGCGATTGGAATTGCCGGTATGGACCGGTTGGTACAGCACAATGTGTTGGCAATGTCTGGCCGCGCTGTTGAGGCCGCTGGAGATGTCAATACATTGCTGCTTGATAAGACAGGGACAATCACGTTAGGCAATCGCCAAGCGGCGGAGTTCATTCCTGCACCCGGTGTGAGCAAAGACCAGCTTGCGGACGCGGCTCAGTTATCCTCACTTCCAGATGAAACTCCGGAGGGACGCAGTATCGTTGTATTGGCGAAAGAGATGTATGGTCTTCGCGGACGCGAGTTGAGTGAATTACAGGCGGAGTTCGTTCCTTTCAGTGCTGTGACGCGAATGTCCGGCGTGAATCTTGATGGCCGAGTCATCCGCAAGGGTTCTACTGATGCGATTGCTGCGTTCCTGAAGGAGAACGGCGGCAGCTTGCCAGATGAGGTACGTGCAGCTGTTGAAACCGTTGCGCGCAGCGGAGGAACTCCTCTGGTGGTGGCTGAGAATCGTCAAGCGCTCGGCGTTATCCACCTGAAAGACATCGTTAAAGGTGGTATGAAGGAGCGTTTTGCTCAGCTGCGCTCAATGGGCATCCGGACGATCATGATTACGGGCGACAATCCTCTGACTGCGGCCGCTATTGCTCGAGAGGCGGGAGTTGATGATTTTCTTGCAGAGGCGAAGCCAAAAGACAAAATGGACTTGATCCGCCGTGAGCAGGCTGAAGGTAAGTTGGTCGCGATGACGGGTGATGGAACTAACGACGCTCCAGCGTTGGCACAGGCCGATGTAGGTGTTGCCATGAACACGGGCACACAAGCTGCGAAGGAGGCTGGGAACATGGTAGATCTCGACTCAAACCCGACCAAGTTGATTGAGATCGTCGAGATTGGAAAGCAGCTGTTGATGACGCGCGGAGCGTTGACGACCTTTTCGATTGCCAATGACGTGGCAAAATACTTCGCAATTATCCCGGCCATGTTCGCAGCGACCTTTCCAGTGCTCAATTCACTCAACATCATGCACCTTCGGACGCCGCAGTCGGCAATCTTGTCCGCTGTGATTTTCAACGCGTTGATTATCGTGGGACTTATTCCGCTGGCTCTACGAGGAGTTGGTTACAAAGCGATGTCGGCTGCAGCACTGCTACGTCGCAACCTGATTTTGTATGGGTTCGGCGGTATTGTCGCACCCTTCCTCGGAATCAAGCTCATCGACATTCTTATCACCGCCATTCATTTGGCTTGA